One Helianthus annuus cultivar XRQ/B chromosome 12, HanXRQr2.0-SUNRISE, whole genome shotgun sequence genomic region harbors:
- the LOC110892942 gene encoding uncharacterized protein LOC110892942, with amino-acid sequence MKHILGVTNLLCVALQRKNQDILNAVELVRSTKEELQRYRLEGFDSLLKDVTSFCDKYDIEMINMEDEYVDPKNRRRKTNITNRHHFVVNNFNTVLDMQIQELGNRFNEVTTNLLTCMSSLSPRDNFSSFNKLNLLKLAEMYPYDFTFDEKDKLIDELGHYISNMKRDSRFDNLNGVSDLAKRMVETRKHIEYQLVYRLIKLSLVLPVATASVERSFLQ; translated from the coding sequence ATGAAACATATCTTGGGAGTTACTAACTTATTGTGTGTCGCTCTTCAAAGAAAGAATCAAGATATTTTGAATGCAGTTGAGCTGGTTAGATCAACCAAAGAAGAATTACAAAGGTATCGACTTGAAGGCTTTGACTCACTTTTAAAAGATGTCACATCCTTTTGTGACAAGTATGATATTGAGATGATTAACATGGAAGATGAGTATGTTGACCCGAAAAACAGAAGAAGAAAGACCAACATCACCAATCGCCATCATTTTGTGGTCAATAATTTCAACACGGTTCTCGACATGCAAATTCAAGAGCTTGGAAACCGTTTTAATGAGGTAACCACTAACTTGCTTACGTGTATGAGTTCTTTGAGCCCGCGTGACAATTTTAGTTCCTTTAATAAACTAAACTTGCTAAAGTTGGCCGAAATGTATCCGTATGATTTTACTTTTGATGAAAAAGATAAGCTTATCGATGAACTCGGGCACTACATTTCTAATATGAAAAGAGATAGTCGGTTTGATAACCTGAATGGGGTTAGTGATCTTGCCAAAAGGATGGTGGAAACAAGGAAACACATTGAGTATCAGTTGGTCTATCGTTTAATAAAGTTGTCACTAGTTTTACCGGTTGCAACGGCTAGTGTTGAAAGGAGTTTTCTTCAATGA